From the Sphingobium sp. RAC03 genome, the window GAGGTCGCCGAACCATTGATGCGCCATTTCATGCGCGACGGTTTCATAAATGCGGCGCTTGGTCGCTTCGGAGGTAAAGCGCGGATCGACCAGCAGAGCGCGCTCAAAGGTGAAGATCGCGCCCCAATTTTCCATCGCGCTGAAAAACTGGCTCTGGCCGGGGCCAGCGACATTGTCCAGCTTGGGCAGGGGATAGGGGACGCCGAAATAATCGTTGAAATAGGGCAGGATGGACACTGATGCGTCGAGCGCCAACTGCGCCTTACCCGTATTGCCCTTGCCGGTGATGACGCCGACTTCGGTCGCGCCGGACATCTTGGTCGCGCGCTCCAGCTCGCCCAGGCCAAAGAAGAGCAGATAGGAAGACATTTTGGGGCTGGTGCCGAACGTCACCTGGGTCTTGCCGCCGCCCAGATCCTTGGTCGATGTGACCGGCATGTTGCCGACGGCCAGTTCGCCGGTGGGGATGATGGCAGACAGGTCAAAAGTCGCCTTGTAGCTTGGCTCGTCCCAGCTCGGCACGAAACGGCGGGCGTCGGGCGCTTCGAACTGGGTGAATAGCGCGCGCTTCGACGCGCCGTCATTGTCGGTATAGTCGAGCGCGAACAGGCCGTTCGCCTGGGTGTTGATGACGCCGGCATAGGTGATGGCGAGCTTATAATTGCCGGGTGCCAGCGGCTTGCCGAAGTCGAGCGTCACCGTCTGCGCATCGGCATCGACTTTGGCGGTGCCCTTGATCGCCTTGCCCTTGGCGGGCGTCAACATGACGTCGCCGAAGCTCAGGTCGGCAGCGTTCAGCACCAGCGTCGGCATGGCCGTGCTGACAGCGACGTCGATCGTCACCTTGCCGGTGAACTTCAGATTGGCGGCGTCGGGGGTGACGGTGATCGCATAATGGCTGGGCACGGCGCCGCGCGGCAATTGGGTGGTGATCCCGGCAGCGGGGCCGGTGGGGGCCATCTGCGCCAGCGCGGGCGTGGCAAGGGCGATGGGGGCGGCGGCCAGCAACAGCGGCAGGATTTTGGCGAGGGACATAGGTTTTTGAGACTCCGACACGTCTTGACGGCGCGGCCACATGGCTCTGCGCCCTGATGCAACGCGGGATCAACCGTTTCGCTGCGTCGGTCAAGCGATGTAATGCTATTACAACGTCGTTGGTCGAACCCGAACGCCCGTTGGTCGGCGGGTGCCTACAGCATCCGCCGCATCACATTGTCCTTGAGCAGATAATGATGCCGCAGCGCCGCGCCGATATGGAGTAGGATCAACGCCGCCCAGATGAAGCCCATAATCTCATGCCCTTCGCCCGCCAGATCGACGATCAGGTCGCCCTTGGTCACTGGAAATTTGGGGACGTCGAACAGGAAGAACCAGTTCAAGGGTCGCGTGCCCGCCGACGTCATGATCCAGCCCGACAGGGGCAGCACGATCATGAAGATATAGAAGAGCGCGTGGGTGGCGTGCGCCGCTCCTTTTTCCCAACTGGGCATGGCGACGGTCAAGCGCGGCGCGGGATTGGCCAGCCGCCAAACGATCCGCACCAAAGTCAGCGCCAGGACGGTCAGCCCGATCGACTTGTGGATCGGGATCACTGCCCAATCCTTGGGCAGTGCATCATGGCCGATGCCAAGCACCAGGGCGAGGATGATGAGCAAGGCCATGGCCCAATGCAGGGCGCGGGCGACTCCTTTATAGCGGTCCATGGCAGCGCTTCCTTCTGTTCGTTTCCTAACCGTGACGATTGGCGACCAGATTGTCCACCACCGAAGGATCGGCCAGGGTGCTGGTATCGCCTAGCGCTTGCGCGGAGACTTCGCCTTCCGCAATTTTACGTAGGATGCGGCGCATGATCTTGCCGGAGCGGGTCTTAGGCAGGCCGGGCGCGAACTGGATGACATCGGGGGTGGCGATCGGGCCGATTTCGCTGCGGACCCATTTGACCAGCGTCTGGCGCAATGCGTCGCTGGGTTCGATCCCCGCGTTCAACGTGACATAGGCGTAGATGCCCTGGCCCTTGATATCATGGGGAAAGCCGACCACCGCCGCTTCGGCGACGCTTTCGTGCAATACCAGCGCGCTTTCGACCTCCGCCGTGCCCATGCGATGGCCCGATACGTTGATGACGTCATCGACGCGGCCCGTGATCCAATAATAGCCGTCCGCATCGCGGCGCGCGCCGTCGCCCGTGGTATATTTGCCGGGATAGGTGGTGAAATAGGTCTGGAAGAAGCGGTCATGGTCGCCATAGACGGTGCGCATCTGCCCCGGCCAGCTACGCGCGATGACCAGATTGCCCTCGGTCGCGCCGTCCAGCACTTTGCCCTCGGTATCGACGATCTGCGGCATCACGCCCGGCATGGGTAAGGTGGCGGAACCGGGCTTGAGGTCGGTGGCCCCCGGCATCGGCGCGATCATCGCGCCCCCGGTTTCAGTCTGCCACCAGGTATCGATGATCGGGCAGCGGCCTTCGCCGACGACGCCATGATACCAGCGCCATGCCTCCGGGTTGATCGGTTCGCCGACGGTGCCGAGCAGGCGGAGCGAGGCGCGGCTGGTCGCCTTCACATGGGCGTCGCCTTCTTTCATCAGCGCGCGCAACGCCGTGGGGGCGGTGAAGAGGGTCTCGACCTGATGCCGGTCCACCACTTCCCAGATTCGTGCCGGGGTCGGCCAGTTCGGCACGCCTTCATACATCAGCGTCGTCGCGCCATTGGCCAGCGGGCCATAGACGATATAGCTGTGCCCCGTGACCCAGCCGATATCGGCGGCGCACCAATAAATGTCGCCGGGCCGATAGTCGAAGCAGAGTTCATGGGTGAGCGCGGCCCAGAGCAGATAGCCGCCCGATGTGTGCAGCACGCCCTTGGGCTTGCCGGTCGATCCCGACGTGTAGAGGATGAACAGCGGGTCTTCGGCCTGCATGGGTTCGGGCGGGCAGTCGGCCTCGACGCTCGCTGTCGCCTCATGCAGCCACAGGTCGCGGCCTTCCGCCATCGTCACCGCGCCGCCGGTCGCCTGCACGACCACGACATGTTTGACGCCGGGGCAATGGGCGAGCGCGGCATCGACATTGGCTTTCAGCGGCACGGTCTTGCCCGCGCGGCGGCCTTCGTCGGCGGTGATGACCAGCGTCGAATCGCAATCGATGACGCGGCCCGCCAGCGCTTCGGGCGAAAAGCCGCCGAACACCACGCTATGCACCGCGCCGATCCGCGCGCAGGCGAGCAGGGCGATGGCGGCCTCCGGGATCATCGGCATATAGATGGTGATGCGGTCGCCTTTGCGCGCGCCAGCGCTTTTCAGGACATTGGCGAAACGGCACACTTCTTCATGGAGTTGGCGATAGGTGTAGCGGCGCGGTGCCTCGTCGGGGCTGTCCGGTTCCCACAGGATCGCGACCTGATCGCCGCGCGTCGCCAGATGGCGATCGATGCAGTTGGCGCTGACGTTGAGCACCCCGTCCGCGAACCATTGGATGCCGAAATCCGCCTCGGCAAAGCTGCTTTCGTCGCTTTTGGTCGGCGGCGTGATCCAGTCGAGCCGGTGGGCACGCTCCAGCCAATAGTCGTGGGGCGCCTCGATCGAACGCGCATAGTCGGCATCACGCGCGGCCCGGTCCATGAGCGCGCTGCTGGCCCAGTCCCCCGGCACCGGGAAGAAATCGTCAGGCATGGGGGCATCCTTTCCATCGCGTAATCATTATCGCAGTCTCTTCTATCGTCCCGCCCGGCGGATCGGAAGGTCGGACCATGCCGTTTCTTGCCATGCTTTTGGACGATATGACCGAAATTGTTGAGGCGGCTTCCGCCATTTTGCCGCTTCCCCCCCGACCCGCGCGCGCCTAACAAGGATCGCCTATGTGGCTGCTTTATCAATTTCCGCTTTGCCCCTTCTCTCGCAAGGTCCGGCTGCTGCTGGGCGAAAAGGGGATCGGCTATGATCTGGTCCGCGAATCGCCCTGGGCGATGCGCGACGAATTTCTCGACCTCAATCCGGCTGGCACCACGCCGGTCATGGCCGATCATGACAAGGGTCTGACCCTGATCGACAGCCAGGCGATCTGCGAATATTTCGAGGAAACGGTGGAAAAGGTGCCGCTGATTTCCGGCACCGCCGCCGGGCGCGCTGAAGTGCGGCGGCTGACCGCCTTTTTCGACCAGAATTTCTATGGCGACGTGGTCGGCCCGCTGCTGCACGAACGGATGAAGAAACGGCTGATCGAGCGCGCGCCGCCCGAAGCCCGCATCCTGCGCGAAGCGATGAAGCGCGCGAATGTGCATATGGATTATATGGACTATCTGCTCGACCATCGTAGCTGGATGGCAGGCGGTACGCTCAGCCTCGCGGACATCGCGGCGGCGGCGCATCTGTCGGTCGCGGACTATCTGGGCGGGATCGACTGGCAGGGGCATGAGCCGGTGCGGCGCTGGTATGCCGGCTTCAAGTCGCGCCCGTCCTTCCGCCCGCTATTGTCCGAGCGGATGGAAGTGATCGCGCCGCCGCCCCATTATGAAAAGCCGGATTTTTAAGAGCGTCTGGCAATATTGTGGTCGGCTTGCCGCCGTCATGAACGGCTGGACGATGCTGAAAACGTCGCCCGCGGACCGAAAACAGCCTACCCCTTCTTGTCCTCGTCCACCATGTCGGATGCCAGTTCCAGCCCCGCGCGGCCATGCGCGGCGGTGTGGGCGGGGGCTTTGGGATGGGGGACGTCGATGGGTTCCTCGA encodes:
- a CDS encoding cytochrome b; the protein is MDRYKGVARALHWAMALLIILALVLGIGHDALPKDWAVIPIHKSIGLTVLALTLVRIVWRLANPAPRLTVAMPSWEKGAAHATHALFYIFMIVLPLSGWIMTSAGTRPLNWFFLFDVPKFPVTKGDLIVDLAGEGHEIMGFIWAALILLHIGAALRHHYLLKDNVMRRML
- the acs gene encoding acetate--CoA ligase is translated as MPDDFFPVPGDWASSALMDRAARDADYARSIEAPHDYWLERAHRLDWITPPTKSDESSFAEADFGIQWFADGVLNVSANCIDRHLATRGDQVAILWEPDSPDEAPRRYTYRQLHEEVCRFANVLKSAGARKGDRITIYMPMIPEAAIALLACARIGAVHSVVFGGFSPEALAGRVIDCDSTLVITADEGRRAGKTVPLKANVDAALAHCPGVKHVVVVQATGGAVTMAEGRDLWLHEATASVEADCPPEPMQAEDPLFILYTSGSTGKPKGVLHTSGGYLLWAALTHELCFDYRPGDIYWCAADIGWVTGHSYIVYGPLANGATTLMYEGVPNWPTPARIWEVVDRHQVETLFTAPTALRALMKEGDAHVKATSRASLRLLGTVGEPINPEAWRWYHGVVGEGRCPIIDTWWQTETGGAMIAPMPGATDLKPGSATLPMPGVMPQIVDTEGKVLDGATEGNLVIARSWPGQMRTVYGDHDRFFQTYFTTYPGKYTTGDGARRDADGYYWITGRVDDVINVSGHRMGTAEVESALVLHESVAEAAVVGFPHDIKGQGIYAYVTLNAGIEPSDALRQTLVKWVRSEIGPIATPDVIQFAPGLPKTRSGKIMRRILRKIAEGEVSAQALGDTSTLADPSVVDNLVANRHG
- a CDS encoding glutathione S-transferase family protein, which gives rise to MWLLYQFPLCPFSRKVRLLLGEKGIGYDLVRESPWAMRDEFLDLNPAGTTPVMADHDKGLTLIDSQAICEYFEETVEKVPLISGTAAGRAEVRRLTAFFDQNFYGDVVGPLLHERMKKRLIERAPPEARILREAMKRANVHMDYMDYLLDHRSWMAGGTLSLADIAAAAHLSVADYLGGIDWQGHEPVRRWYAGFKSRPSFRPLLSERMEVIAPPPHYEKPDF